One Algibacter sp. L3A6 genomic region harbors:
- a CDS encoding LysM peptidoglycan-binding domain-containing protein, with protein MSKFFSIILIALVCSFGTLQAQNFSTHQVKSGETVESIAKRYFVTASDIYSLNPDAKKELKTNTILIIPISKANQPTVTTVKELKGFRTHKTKRKETLYSLAKKYNVSEDDIKKYNKFLYANTLRKGDKLQIPILKETKVVDEVKNTKPYLVQAKEGKWRIAYKFGITLEELEALNPKMGAVLQEGQQINVPNLEKEEIKKVDETYGYYKVLPKEGFYRLKLKLGLTQEELEALNPELKETGLKVGMILKTPQGNTNLAGVINTSYDGTSSDLKMKIKDYNTKHIAIMLPFRLNRVEFDTTADTRKSIKSDPYLNASLDFQSGVLMAIDSLKALGLSLKVDVYDTKYEVSEVSRILANNDFSDVDAVIGPLTPITFAKVASELQVNNVPVVSPIGLDLQLRSNVFQSRPKTELLKSRIVQFVKKDTLSNNVIIVADSKHVSIANELKRTFNQASIVYSRKNKKGQDENYVLVNDIVGSLKAGNNYVFLETANAGFVSNVTSLLASVNNTIEPGQKNNDKKKITLVTTDMNDAFEGDQVSNEHLSKLNFHFAATSKWFDETENSFVKKYESMYNATPNKRAVRGFDLTMDVVLRLVSSNSLYESVNEAPLTEYIESKFAYKKDISGGYYNDSIYLVKHQNLRIIEVK; from the coding sequence ATGAGTAAATTCTTTTCCATTATTTTAATTGCATTAGTGTGTAGTTTTGGCACATTACAAGCGCAAAATTTTAGTACACACCAAGTAAAATCAGGAGAAACAGTAGAGAGTATAGCAAAGCGTTATTTTGTAACAGCTAGCGATATTTATTCTTTAAATCCAGATGCTAAAAAGGAATTAAAGACAAATACTATATTAATTATTCCTATTTCTAAAGCTAATCAGCCAACAGTTACTACGGTAAAGGAATTAAAAGGTTTTAGAACACACAAAACAAAACGTAAAGAAACCTTATACAGTTTAGCTAAAAAGTACAATGTATCGGAAGATGATATTAAAAAGTACAACAAGTTTTTATACGCGAATACACTTCGTAAAGGTGATAAACTTCAAATCCCTATTTTAAAAGAAACTAAAGTTGTTGATGAAGTGAAGAATACAAAACCATATTTGGTACAAGCCAAAGAAGGTAAGTGGCGTATTGCTTATAAATTCGGAATTACTTTAGAAGAATTGGAAGCGCTTAACCCTAAAATGGGAGCTGTACTTCAAGAAGGACAACAAATTAATGTTCCTAATTTAGAGAAAGAAGAAATTAAGAAGGTTGACGAAACTTACGGTTATTATAAAGTACTACCTAAAGAAGGATTTTATCGTCTAAAATTAAAACTAGGTTTAACTCAAGAAGAACTAGAAGCTTTAAATCCTGAATTGAAAGAAACGGGATTAAAAGTTGGTATGATTTTAAAAACACCACAAGGCAATACTAATTTAGCAGGTGTTATAAATACAAGTTACGATGGTACTTCTTCTGATTTAAAAATGAAAATAAAAGATTACAACACAAAGCATATTGCTATTATGTTGCCTTTTAGATTAAATCGTGTGGAGTTTGATACCACTGCAGATACTAGAAAGAGTATAAAAAGTGATCCGTATTTAAATGCCTCTTTAGATTTTCAATCTGGTGTTTTAATGGCTATCGATTCTTTAAAAGCTTTAGGACTTTCTCTTAAAGTTGATGTTTATGATACTAAATATGAAGTAAGTGAAGTTTCTAGAATTTTAGCTAATAACGATTTTAGTGATGTAGATGCTGTTATTGGTCCATTAACGCCAATCACATTTGCTAAAGTAGCATCAGAATTACAAGTAAACAATGTACCTGTAGTTTCTCCAATTGGGTTAGATTTACAATTACGTTCTAACGTTTTTCAATCTAGGCCTAAAACAGAATTACTAAAAAGTAGAATTGTACAATTCGTTAAAAAAGATACCTTAAGTAATAATGTTATTATTGTGGCAGATTCTAAACACGTATCTATAGCAAACGAATTAAAGCGTACGTTTAATCAAGCTTCTATTGTTTATTCGAGAAAGAATAAAAAAGGGCAAGATGAAAATTATGTACTCGTTAATGATATTGTAGGTTCGTTAAAAGCAGGTAATAACTATGTGTTTTTAGAAACCGCTAATGCTGGTTTTGTATCGAATGTAACAAGTTTATTAGCTTCGGTTAATAATACTATAGAGCCTGGACAAAAAAATAATGACAAAAAGAAAATCACTTTGGTTACGACCGATATGAATGATGCTTTTGAAGGTGACCAGGTTTCTAACGAACATTTATCTAAATTGAATTTTCATTTTGCAGCAACGTCGAAATGGTTCGATGAAACTGAAAATAGTTTTGTTAAAAAATACGAAAGCATGTATAACGCAACTCCAAATAAAAGAGCCGTTCGTGGTTTCGATTTAACTATGGATGTTGTTTTACGTTTAGTATCTTCAAATAGTTTATATGAGTCGGTTAACGAAGCTCCATTAACAGAATATATTGAAAGTAAATTTGCGTACAAAAAAGATATTTCTGGTGGTTATTATAACGACAGTATCTATCTAGTAAAACATCAAAATTTACGTATTATAGAAGTTAAATAA
- a CDS encoding DUF922 domain-containing protein, with amino-acid sequence MIKILAFLFCTISFQTGEAVISWEDDYKLSWSDFKGKPKQNSGAVAETASGISFGFSVKELNSNVVSYTAEVHAYFSVEKSWFHKDKASDYILNHEQLHFDITELFARKFRKEIAQQKVSNDIKAKLKVIYKKHVTDLGTMQKRYDAETDHSKKIDAQQRWQLFIKKELDKLSKFKLIE; translated from the coding sequence GTGATTAAAATATTAGCTTTTTTATTTTGTACTATAAGCTTCCAAACAGGAGAAGCTGTTATTTCTTGGGAAGATGATTATAAATTGTCTTGGTCAGATTTTAAAGGAAAACCAAAGCAGAATTCAGGTGCAGTTGCAGAAACGGCGTCAGGAATTAGCTTTGGTTTTTCCGTTAAAGAATTAAACTCTAATGTTGTAAGTTATACAGCGGAAGTTCACGCTTATTTTAGTGTCGAAAAATCTTGGTTTCATAAAGATAAAGCCAGTGATTATATTTTAAATCATGAGCAATTGCATTTTGATATAACAGAATTGTTTGCAAGGAAATTTAGAAAAGAAATTGCTCAACAAAAAGTTTCAAACGACATTAAGGCTAAGTTGAAAGTAATTTACAAAAAACATGTTACCGATTTAGGAACGATGCAAAAACGCTATGATGCGGAAACAGATCATTCTAAAAAAATCGATGCTCAACAACGATGGCAACTTTTTATTAAGAAAGAACTTGATAAGCTGTCTAAATTTAAACTTATAGAATAA
- a CDS encoding DUF3820 family protein → MVPDKHFLITLAHTKMPFGKYKDRYLIDLPEYYVVWYHNKGFPKGKLGDMLKQVYELKLNGLEDLIRNIQRKYPK, encoded by the coding sequence GTGGTTCCAGATAAACATTTCCTGATTACATTAGCGCATACCAAAATGCCTTTTGGTAAATACAAAGATCGTTACTTAATAGACTTACCCGAATATTACGTGGTTTGGTACCATAATAAAGGGTTTCCTAAAGGAAAGTTAGGCGATATGCTTAAACAGGTTTATGAACTGAAATTAAATGGTTTGGAAGATTTAATTAGGAATATACAACGTAAGTATCCTAAATAA